The Limnochorda sp. LNt genome includes a region encoding these proteins:
- a CDS encoding NADP-dependent malic enzyme, whose amino-acid sequence MIRVTVEEALAYHERGRPGKIEVVVTKPCATQRDLSMAYTPGVAEPVRAIARHPDDAYRYTAKGNLVAVISNGTAVLGLGDVGALAGKPVMEGKGVLFKRFADIDVFDLEIDATDPDEVVRVVKSLEPTFGGINLEDIKAPECFYIEERLRSIMSIPVFHDDQHGTAIISGAALLNALELAGKAIDEVKVVISGAGASGIACGEFWIALGVRRENILMVDSKGVIYEGRTEGINPYKARFARPTSRRTLAEAMEGADVFLGLSAAGLVTPDMVRAMGDRPIIFALANPDPEIPYDEAKAARPDAIVATGRSDYPNQVNNVLGFPFIFRGALDVRARAINEPMKIAACRALADLARQDVPDSVLRAYGLDSLHFGPEYLIPKPLDPRVLTWVAPAVARAAMESGVARVQIDIEEYRESLARRMGKGRELRRSILVKAAREPKRVVFSEGEEPKIIRAAAILRDEGIARPILVGREESVRSRMEQLGLRPNGIEVVWPSTHPRLGAYVQRLYELRQRRGVTLREAEELVRQPNYFGVLMVETGDADAFVAGLTYHYPDVLRPALQVIRPIEGVHRVAGCYVMIVRDQVYFFTDATVNIEPSAEDLAEIAILTADRARSLGIEPRIAMLSFSNFGSTRHPLAEKVRLAAELVRSRRPDLVVDGEMQADTAVVPEILQQSYPFSALAPYGSANVLVFPDLEAANVAYKLLARLGGAEAIGPILMGSERPVHVLQRGDDVEDIVNIAAVAVIDAQEAARRAILRDGARK is encoded by the coding sequence ATGATCCGGGTCACGGTCGAAGAGGCCCTCGCCTATCACGAGCGAGGGCGTCCCGGCAAGATCGAGGTGGTCGTCACCAAGCCTTGCGCCACCCAGCGGGACCTCTCGATGGCCTACACGCCGGGAGTGGCCGAGCCGGTGCGGGCCATCGCCCGCCATCCCGACGACGCCTACCGCTACACGGCCAAGGGCAACCTGGTGGCCGTCATCTCCAACGGCACCGCGGTGCTGGGGCTGGGCGACGTGGGAGCGCTGGCGGGCAAGCCCGTCATGGAGGGCAAGGGGGTGCTCTTCAAGCGCTTCGCGGACATCGACGTCTTCGACCTGGAGATCGATGCCACCGACCCCGACGAGGTCGTCCGGGTGGTCAAGTCCCTGGAGCCCACCTTCGGAGGGATCAACCTCGAGGACATCAAGGCCCCCGAGTGCTTCTACATCGAGGAGCGCCTGCGCTCCATCATGAGCATCCCCGTCTTCCACGACGACCAGCACGGGACGGCCATCATCTCCGGGGCCGCCCTGCTCAACGCCCTGGAGCTGGCGGGCAAGGCCATCGACGAGGTCAAGGTGGTCATCAGCGGGGCCGGCGCCTCGGGCATCGCCTGCGGCGAGTTCTGGATCGCCCTGGGGGTACGCCGTGAAAACATCCTGATGGTCGACAGCAAGGGCGTCATCTACGAGGGCCGGACCGAGGGGATCAACCCTTACAAGGCTCGCTTCGCCCGACCCACCTCGCGTCGGACCCTGGCCGAGGCCATGGAGGGCGCCGACGTCTTCTTGGGTCTCTCCGCCGCCGGGCTGGTGACGCCCGACATGGTCCGGGCCATGGGCGACCGGCCCATCATCTTCGCACTGGCCAACCCGGATCCCGAGATCCCCTATGATGAGGCCAAGGCGGCCCGGCCCGACGCCATCGTCGCCACGGGCCGCTCCGACTACCCCAACCAGGTCAACAACGTCCTGGGCTTCCCCTTCATCTTTCGGGGCGCCCTCGACGTGCGGGCCCGCGCCATCAACGAGCCCATGAAGATCGCGGCCTGCCGAGCGCTGGCCGACCTGGCCCGCCAGGACGTGCCCGACTCGGTGCTACGGGCGTACGGGCTCGACTCGCTGCACTTCGGGCCGGAGTACCTCATCCCCAAGCCCCTCGATCCTCGGGTGCTGACGTGGGTCGCCCCGGCCGTGGCCCGCGCCGCGATGGAGAGCGGGGTGGCGCGGGTCCAGATCGACATCGAGGAGTACCGGGAGAGCCTGGCCCGACGCATGGGCAAGGGGCGGGAGCTGCGCCGCAGCATCCTGGTCAAGGCGGCCCGAGAGCCCAAGCGGGTCGTCTTCAGCGAGGGCGAGGAGCCCAAGATCATCCGGGCGGCGGCCATCCTGCGCGACGAGGGGATCGCCCGCCCCATCCTGGTGGGGCGCGAGGAGTCCGTCCGCTCGCGGATGGAGCAGCTGGGCCTGCGGCCAAACGGCATCGAGGTCGTCTGGCCCTCCACGCACCCGCGCCTGGGGGCGTACGTGCAGCGACTGTATGAGCTGCGCCAGCGCCGGGGGGTGACGCTGCGGGAGGCCGAGGAGCTGGTGCGCCAGCCCAACTACTTCGGCGTGCTGATGGTGGAGACGGGCGACGCGGACGCGTTCGTGGCGGGGCTCACCTATCACTACCCCGACGTGCTGCGACCGGCCTTGCAGGTGATTCGACCCATCGAGGGCGTCCACCGGGTGGCGGGCTGCTACGTCATGATCGTGCGGGACCAGGTCTACTTCTTCACCGACGCGACCGTCAACATCGAGCCGTCCGCCGAAGATCTCGCCGAGATCGCCATCCTGACGGCCGACCGGGCGAGATCCCTGGGCATCGAGCCCCGCATCGCCATGCTCTCCTTCTCCAACTTCGGATCGACCCGCCACCCCCTGGCCGAGAAGGTGCGGCTGGCAGCGGAGCTGGTGCGGAGCCGGCGCCCGGACCTGGTGGTCGACGGCGAGATGCAGGCCGACACGGCCGTGGTGCCGGAGATCCTGCAACAGTCCTATCCCTTCTCGGCCCTGGCCCCGTACGGGAGCGCCAACGTGCTGGTCTTCCCCGACCTGGAGGCGGCCAACGTGGCCTACAAGCTCCTGGCGCGGCTCGGCGGCGCGGAGGCCATCGGCCCGATCCTGATGGGCTCGGAGCGTCCCGTGCACGTCCTGCAGCGGGGAGACGACGTGGAGGACATCGTCAACATCGCGGCCGTGGCGGTCATCGACGCGCAGGAGGCGGCCCGGCGGGCTATCCTGCGGGACGGCGCGAGGAAATGA
- a CDS encoding HEAT repeat domain-containing protein, with the protein MAEAARGAFRGSVDDEQERLQARDGHHGFVDVVRLLAQAAGPELAEGWAGVPERLAPLLDRDAAVARQLMQDPDRGVRRLAVMALAGVSSPWVLDLLSLGMEDPVPEIRALAAESADRWLSSHPGAGTPPAQLVERVLALVEDPCEDVRLSVVGPVVRLGREEGVRSLLAVFERTDDELMRGEILGALAAAGYNAEVARLAGAIRSGELASPYLRRILARLDGQATPALYPHGQDGADGTWGDGWAAEGVDGVAGDGGP; encoded by the coding sequence GTGGCGGAGGCGGCACGGGGCGCCTTCCGGGGCTCGGTCGACGACGAGCAGGAGCGGCTGCAGGCGAGGGACGGTCATCACGGCTTCGTTGACGTGGTGCGCCTGCTCGCGCAGGCCGCCGGGCCCGAGTTGGCGGAGGGGTGGGCCGGGGTGCCCGAGCGCCTGGCCCCTCTCCTCGACCGGGATGCAGCCGTGGCCCGTCAGCTGATGCAGGATCCGGACCGGGGGGTGCGGCGCCTCGCGGTCATGGCCCTGGCGGGCGTCTCCAGCCCCTGGGTGCTGGATCTGCTGAGCCTCGGGATGGAGGATCCCGTGCCGGAGATACGGGCGCTGGCCGCCGAGAGCGCGGACCGCTGGCTGAGCTCGCACCCGGGGGCGGGCACACCCCCGGCGCAACTCGTCGAGCGGGTGCTGGCGCTCGTCGAGGATCCCTGCGAGGATGTGCGGCTCAGCGTGGTGGGCCCGGTCGTGCGCCTGGGGCGGGAGGAGGGCGTGCGGAGCCTGCTGGCGGTCTTCGAGCGCACGGACGACGAGCTGATGCGCGGCGAGATCCTGGGGGCGCTAGCGGCGGCCGGGTATAATGCCGAGGTGGCGCGTCTGGCCGGTGCCATCCGGAGCGGCGAGCTCGCCAGCCCCTACTTGCGGCGCATCCTGGCGCGGCTCGACGGCCAGGCGACGCCAGCGCTCTATCCGCATGGACAGGACGGGGCCGACGGCACGTGGGGCGACGGCTGGGCAGCGGAGGGCGTCGACGGCGTGGCAGGCGACGGGGGCCCCTGA
- a CDS encoding aspartate aminotransferase family protein, whose amino-acid sequence MTETRPSDGIVGPGSWSLHRRAIQALVGGVNSPSRGLEAVGGGAPPYIARADGAYLFDVDGRAYVDYVQAFGALILGHARPDLREAVVRALERGVLFGACHEMEVRLAERLQVVMGAMCERVRFTASGTEAVMTAVRLARAATGRRLLVKFAGSYHGHFDAVLVGAGSGASTLGLDESAGIPDGVKADVATLPYNDAETAERFLRERGDEVACVLVEPIVGNFGLVEPEPGFLQRLARAARRAGALVIFDEVITAFRFGPGPVYPQLGVEPDLITFGKILGGGLPIGGYGGRRAIMEQVAPVGPVYQDGTWAGHPLSMASALATLEILTAETDLYPRLGRLGQALAQGVRDLAARHGVPVVVHQRGGAVCAFFTREPEVRDFGGVQRSDARAFATFFRSMLARGILLPPSPYEVWYVSAAHGEEEIDKTLQAIDRAMADVARAA is encoded by the coding sequence ATGACCGAGACGCGGCCATCCGATGGTATCGTGGGGCCAGGCTCGTGGTCGCTGCACCGGCGAGCGATCCAGGCCCTGGTGGGCGGCGTCAACAGCCCCTCCAGGGGACTGGAGGCCGTGGGTGGAGGCGCCCCGCCCTACATCGCGCGGGCCGACGGAGCCTACCTGTTCGACGTGGACGGCCGTGCCTACGTCGATTACGTGCAGGCCTTCGGCGCGCTCATCCTGGGACACGCCCGCCCCGACCTGCGCGAGGCCGTCGTGCGAGCCCTGGAGCGGGGTGTGCTCTTCGGGGCGTGCCACGAGATGGAGGTGCGCCTCGCCGAGCGCCTCCAGGTCGTGATGGGTGCGATGTGCGAGCGGGTGCGCTTCACCGCCTCCGGCACCGAGGCCGTCATGACCGCCGTACGCCTGGCCCGGGCAGCCACCGGCCGGAGGCTCCTGGTCAAGTTCGCTGGCAGCTATCACGGTCACTTCGACGCCGTCCTCGTGGGAGCCGGATCGGGGGCCTCGACGCTGGGCCTCGACGAGAGCGCCGGCATCCCCGACGGCGTCAAGGCCGACGTGGCCACCCTCCCCTACAACGACGCCGAAACCGCCGAGCGCTTCCTTCGTGAGCGGGGCGACGAGGTGGCCTGCGTGCTGGTGGAGCCCATCGTGGGCAACTTCGGCCTGGTCGAGCCCGAGCCGGGCTTCCTCCAGCGACTGGCGCGAGCCGCCCGTCGGGCCGGTGCCCTGGTCATCTTCGACGAGGTGATCACGGCCTTCCGGTTCGGGCCGGGGCCCGTCTATCCCCAGCTGGGGGTGGAGCCCGACCTCATCACCTTCGGCAAGATCCTGGGCGGCGGGCTGCCCATCGGCGGCTACGGCGGGCGGCGTGCCATCATGGAGCAGGTGGCACCCGTGGGGCCGGTCTACCAGGACGGCACGTGGGCGGGGCACCCCCTCTCCATGGCCTCAGCCCTGGCCACCCTGGAGATCCTGACCGCCGAGACGGACCTCTACCCGCGCCTGGGTCGCCTGGGCCAGGCACTGGCGCAAGGGGTGCGGGACCTGGCCGCCCGTCACGGGGTGCCGGTGGTGGTGCACCAGCGCGGTGGTGCGGTCTGCGCCTTCTTCACGCGAGAGCCGGAGGTGCGCGACTTCGGGGGGGTGCAGCGCTCGGACGCCCGGGCTTTCGCGACGTTCTTCCGCAGCATGCTGGCCCGGGGCATCCTGCTGCCGCCGTCGCCCTACGAGGTCTGGTACGTGTCGGCCGCGCACGGCGAAGAGGAGATCGACAAGACCCTGCAGGCTATCGATCGGGCCATGGCCGACGTGGCACGGGCGGCCTGA
- a CDS encoding M42 family metallopeptidase, translating into MEDGMARTTTALLTRLSQAVGVSGHEREVADLVAQELGPFVDEVRTDRLGNCVGLRRSRTGAAGAPRVMLAAHLDEIGMVVSRIERGGFLRVQPIGGVNVQTLLGRQVVVHAAEGPLPGIIGHPPPHLTADGSRARLPRWEELFVDCGLSQDEAERRIAVGDLVTVAQAPLQLLGDRLAGKALDNRASVAAVVEAMRRLQELRHEADVYAVATVQEEVGLRGAAVSAFHVEPDVAIVVDVTFARQRLVSEPDVVELGRGPAIAIGANMHPRVVEALTETAREHGVPHQVEAIPGRSGTDAWAIQVSRQGVPTGLVSVPLRYMHGPTEVVQVSDVQQTARLLAHFVARVHAGWVEQLARWE; encoded by the coding sequence ATGGAGGACGGCATGGCCCGCACGACCACGGCCTTGCTCACCCGCCTGTCGCAGGCCGTGGGCGTCTCGGGTCACGAGCGTGAGGTCGCCGACCTGGTGGCCCAGGAGCTGGGGCCTTTCGTCGACGAGGTGCGCACGGACCGGCTGGGCAACTGCGTGGGGCTCCGTCGAAGCCGGACGGGGGCCGCGGGGGCTCCGCGGGTTATGTTGGCCGCCCATCTGGACGAGATCGGCATGGTGGTGAGCCGCATCGAGCGAGGCGGCTTCCTGCGGGTGCAGCCCATCGGTGGCGTCAACGTGCAGACACTGCTGGGGCGGCAGGTCGTGGTGCACGCCGCGGAGGGCCCGCTTCCCGGCATCATCGGCCATCCACCGCCTCACCTGACGGCCGACGGGAGCAGGGCCAGGCTGCCCCGGTGGGAGGAGCTCTTCGTCGACTGCGGGCTGTCCCAGGACGAGGCCGAGCGGCGCATCGCGGTGGGCGACCTGGTGACGGTGGCCCAGGCGCCGCTGCAGCTGCTGGGCGACCGCCTGGCCGGCAAGGCCCTCGACAACCGCGCCAGCGTGGCCGCCGTGGTGGAGGCCATGCGCCGCCTGCAGGAGCTGCGGCACGAGGCCGACGTCTACGCCGTGGCGACGGTGCAAGAGGAGGTGGGCCTGCGAGGCGCCGCCGTCAGCGCCTTCCACGTGGAGCCCGACGTGGCCATCGTCGTGGATGTCACCTTCGCCCGCCAGCGGCTGGTGAGCGAGCCGGACGTGGTCGAGCTGGGCAGGGGGCCCGCCATCGCCATCGGGGCCAACATGCACCCGCGCGTGGTGGAGGCGCTGACGGAGACGGCTCGCGAGCACGGGGTCCCGCACCAGGTGGAGGCCATCCCGGGGCGCTCCGGGACCGACGCCTGGGCCATCCAGGTGAGCCGGCAGGGCGTGCCGACGGGCCTCGTCTCGGTCCCCTTGCGCTACATGCACGGCCCCACCGAGGTGGTCCAGGTCTCCGACGTGCAGCAGACGGCGAGGCTCCTCGCGCACTTCGTGGCACGGGTGCACGCGGGCTGGGTCGAGCAGCTCGCCAGGTGGGAGTGA
- a CDS encoding M42 family metallopeptidase has product MTLQDSRSARLLADLEHLSRAAGVSGAEDEVRRRILEKLRASVPADRVETDTMGNVMVTRRPRAGDDGPVVMLAAHMDEVGLMVSFIESDGTLRFKKVGGIDDRLLPGKAVRIGPEGVPGVIGVKPVHLQGEDERGRVEEASQLFIDIGAESREQAERVVRVGDRAVFEAQWCTVGADGVCGKALDDRVGCTALLELLRGDYPVTVVGVFTVQEEVGLRGARVAAYRVAPSMALVLEGTVCADLPGREPHEEATRLGEGAVLSVMDRSSIAHPELVRALSGLAERHGIPYQWRRTAMGANDAGEIHTSRRGVPSASVSVPCRYIHGPVALARLRDLEAVVRLVETFLRELPGTGLLQRLQEERRCEDEPWSRS; this is encoded by the coding sequence ATGACCTTGCAGGACTCCCGATCCGCGCGACTCCTGGCCGACCTGGAGCACCTGTCGCGGGCGGCGGGGGTGTCGGGGGCCGAGGACGAGGTGCGCCGTCGCATCCTGGAGAAGCTGCGCGCCTCGGTCCCAGCCGACCGCGTCGAGACCGATACGATGGGCAACGTGATGGTGACGCGAAGGCCCCGCGCCGGCGACGACGGGCCCGTGGTGATGCTGGCGGCCCACATGGACGAAGTGGGGCTGATGGTCTCGTTCATCGAGAGCGACGGCACCCTTCGCTTCAAGAAGGTGGGGGGCATCGACGACCGGCTGCTGCCCGGCAAGGCGGTCCGGATCGGGCCCGAGGGCGTACCCGGCGTCATCGGCGTCAAGCCCGTCCACCTGCAGGGGGAGGACGAGCGAGGCCGCGTGGAGGAGGCCTCCCAGCTCTTCATCGACATCGGGGCCGAGAGCCGGGAGCAGGCCGAGCGGGTGGTCCGCGTCGGCGACCGGGCGGTCTTCGAGGCGCAGTGGTGCACCGTGGGAGCCGACGGGGTCTGCGGCAAGGCGCTCGACGACCGGGTCGGCTGCACGGCGCTGCTGGAGCTCTTGCGGGGTGACTACCCGGTCACGGTGGTGGGCGTCTTCACGGTCCAGGAGGAGGTGGGCCTGCGAGGTGCCCGCGTCGCGGCCTATCGGGTCGCCCCCTCGATGGCCCTCGTGCTGGAGGGCACGGTCTGCGCGGATCTGCCCGGCCGCGAACCCCACGAGGAGGCCACCCGTCTCGGGGAGGGCGCCGTGCTCAGCGTCATGGACCGCAGCTCCATCGCCCACCCGGAGCTGGTGCGAGCGCTGAGCGGCCTGGCCGAGCGGCATGGCATCCCCTATCAGTGGCGTCGCACGGCCATGGGCGCCAACGACGCCGGGGAGATCCATACCAGTCGCCGCGGCGTGCCCTCGGCCTCCGTCTCGGTGCCGTGCCGCTACATCCACGGGCCCGTGGCGCTGGCCCGCCTGCGGGACCTGGAGGCGGTGGTGCGGCTGGTGGAGACCTTCTTGCGAGAGCTGCCCGGGACCGGGTTGCTGCAGCGGCTGCAGGAAGAAAGGCGGTGCGAGGACGAGCCATGGAGCAGGAGTTGA
- a CDS encoding M42 family metallopeptidase, with the protein MEQELSLEGRIARLSEMVGPSGHEEAVRQEIRRQVAPFVDQVVEDPMGNLYAVRRPRGAGSGLKVMLAAHMDEVGIIVTHVDDEGFVRFAPVGGLSASVLVGQQVAFANGTVGVIGVEPLDDPKDLKVERLFVDIGATSRQDALQRVQIGDMAVYRRGASVVGRRMVGKALDDRVGCAVVVEALARLGDSSPHEVYGVFTVQEEVGARGARPAAYRVAPDVGIAVDVTASADTPKARPLPMALGKGAAIKVKDSSVISHPGLRRLLVQRARQRGIPFQMEVLDRGGTDAGPIHTSREGIPSAVVSIPTRYLHTPGEVIDLDDARAAVDLLVAVLQDEIRL; encoded by the coding sequence ATGGAGCAGGAGTTGAGCCTGGAGGGGCGGATCGCGCGCCTGAGCGAGATGGTGGGGCCCTCCGGCCACGAAGAGGCGGTGCGTCAGGAGATCCGCCGGCAGGTGGCGCCCTTCGTGGACCAGGTCGTGGAGGACCCCATGGGCAACCTCTACGCGGTGCGACGGCCACGAGGGGCCGGCTCGGGCCTCAAGGTGATGCTGGCGGCTCACATGGACGAGGTGGGCATCATCGTGACCCACGTGGACGACGAGGGCTTCGTGCGCTTCGCGCCCGTGGGAGGGCTGTCGGCCTCGGTCCTGGTGGGCCAGCAGGTGGCCTTCGCCAACGGCACCGTCGGCGTCATCGGCGTGGAGCCGCTGGACGACCCCAAGGATCTCAAGGTCGAGCGGCTCTTCGTCGACATCGGGGCGACGAGCCGCCAGGACGCCCTGCAGCGGGTGCAGATCGGCGACATGGCCGTCTACCGGCGGGGCGCCTCCGTCGTCGGGCGTCGCATGGTCGGCAAGGCCCTGGACGACCGCGTCGGCTGCGCGGTCGTGGTGGAGGCGCTGGCCCGGCTGGGTGACTCGTCGCCTCACGAGGTGTACGGCGTCTTCACGGTGCAGGAGGAGGTGGGGGCCCGGGGCGCACGCCCGGCCGCCTACCGGGTCGCCCCCGACGTCGGCATCGCGGTCGACGTCACCGCCAGCGCCGACACCCCCAAGGCGAGGCCGCTGCCCATGGCGCTCGGCAAGGGCGCGGCCATCAAGGTCAAGGACAGCTCGGTCATCAGCCACCCGGGTCTGCGGCGCTTGCTGGTCCAGCGGGCCCGGCAGCGGGGGATCCCGTTTCAGATGGAGGTCCTCGACCGGGGCGGGACCGATGCCGGGCCCATTCACACCAGCCGGGAGGGCATCCCCTCGGCCGTCGTCTCCATCCCGACCCGCTACCTGCACACCCCGGGCGAGGTCATCGACCTGGACGACGCCCGGGCAGCGGTCGATCTGCTGGTGGCGGTGCTGCAGGACGAGATACGACTGTAG
- a CDS encoding SDR family NAD(P)-dependent oxidoreductase: MDLELKGKVAVVVGASRGIGLAIASALGREGCRLALIARGEGGLQEAAGELRARGADVMDVAADATDAVAMERALGRVGERLGGVDVLVYNAGGASGERLWDTTDEQWRAAFELNAVAAARAVRLVAPSMKARGGGSVVLIASIWGRESGGRIAYNAAKAAEISLAKQLARELVRDGIRVNCVAPGSILFPGGSWDRRRKADPEGIRRFVEQEIPAGRFGTPEEVADVVAFLVSPRARWVVGACVPVDGGQSRSNI, from the coding sequence ATGGATCTCGAGCTGAAGGGTAAGGTCGCGGTCGTGGTGGGCGCGAGCCGGGGCATCGGCCTGGCCATCGCCTCGGCCCTGGGGCGGGAAGGCTGCCGGCTGGCCCTCATCGCCCGGGGGGAAGGGGGCCTGCAGGAGGCCGCCGGCGAGTTGCGGGCCAGAGGCGCCGACGTGATGGATGTGGCGGCCGACGCCACTGACGCCGTCGCCATGGAGCGAGCCCTGGGCCGAGTGGGCGAGCGTCTCGGCGGCGTCGACGTGCTGGTCTACAACGCGGGCGGGGCCAGCGGGGAGCGGCTCTGGGACACCACCGACGAGCAGTGGCGGGCCGCCTTCGAGCTCAACGCGGTGGCCGCCGCCAGAGCCGTGCGCCTGGTCGCCCCCTCGATGAAGGCCCGAGGAGGCGGCTCCGTCGTCCTGATCGCCTCCATCTGGGGGCGGGAGAGCGGCGGGCGCATCGCCTACAATGCGGCCAAGGCGGCGGAGATCAGCCTCGCCAAGCAGCTGGCGCGCGAGCTGGTCCGGGACGGCATCCGGGTCAATTGCGTGGCACCGGGCTCCATCCTCTTCCCCGGTGGCTCGTGGGACCGCCGCCGCAAGGCGGACCCCGAGGGGATCCGGCGCTTCGTGGAGCAGGAGATCCCAGCGGGCCGTTTCGGCACGCCGGAGGAGGTGGCCGACGTCGTGGCCTTCCTCGTCTCGCCCCGGGCCCGCTGGGTCGTCGGCGCCTGCGTCCCCGTCGACGGGGGGCAGTCGCGCTCCAACATTTGA
- a CDS encoding helix-turn-helix transcriptional regulator yields MELQARIGQRIRRRREELGMTQQELAGRELTRGFISQLEKGIVMPSLKSLELIASRLYKPVAYFLEDSLGESTPDTQRWLVLERALWQLLDGEARPVQELASRLASGAADGLARADDGFPALDILAGLLALVEGRPDEGSRRLAPAVRALRASGPSRLLALVLAVEGSQLARLQRWPEAVEALEEARRLLPDGSVEEACLGRRLETWLAVAYAHAGRTEEALPLLESLWQQAGQQHQYIWPGDVLMALGLCYAARGDEARALEAWERAAGLGHLLGSAHLEASALALQAASLRERGEGARALETMERACAVLRQTGQAQEAARLEVELVRMLFEQGQGERALARAAALMDDPATPAQHRARLLLVSGQSLARMGRVAEAIERLERAAELAQAERLGRELAAACSELGRLLREQGQHDRASEYLARALDVYEQTLH; encoded by the coding sequence TTGGAGCTGCAGGCCCGCATCGGTCAACGCATCCGGCGGCGCCGGGAAGAGCTGGGCATGACGCAACAGGAGCTCGCGGGCCGCGAACTGACCCGGGGCTTCATCAGCCAGCTGGAGAAGGGCATCGTCATGCCCTCGCTCAAGTCGCTGGAACTGATCGCCTCCCGCCTTTACAAGCCCGTGGCCTACTTCCTGGAGGACAGCCTGGGGGAGTCGACGCCCGACACCCAGCGATGGCTCGTACTGGAGCGGGCATTGTGGCAGCTCCTCGACGGCGAGGCACGCCCGGTCCAGGAGCTGGCCTCCCGCCTGGCCAGCGGGGCGGCGGATGGCCTCGCCCGTGCGGACGACGGCTTCCCGGCCCTCGACATCCTGGCGGGCCTGCTCGCGCTGGTCGAGGGTCGCCCCGACGAGGGCAGCCGCCGGCTGGCACCGGCCGTGCGAGCCCTCAGGGCCAGCGGGCCATCGCGCCTGCTGGCGCTGGTGCTGGCCGTCGAGGGCAGCCAGCTCGCCCGCCTGCAGCGATGGCCGGAGGCCGTGGAGGCCCTGGAGGAGGCGCGACGGCTGCTCCCGGACGGCTCCGTGGAGGAGGCCTGCCTGGGCCGACGTCTCGAGACCTGGCTGGCGGTCGCCTACGCCCATGCGGGCCGCACCGAGGAGGCCCTGCCCCTGCTGGAGTCCCTCTGGCAGCAGGCCGGCCAGCAGCACCAGTATATCTGGCCGGGTGACGTGCTGATGGCCCTCGGGCTCTGCTACGCCGCCAGGGGCGACGAGGCGAGGGCGCTCGAGGCATGGGAGCGGGCGGCGGGCCTGGGGCACCTGCTGGGGTCGGCGCACCTCGAGGCCTCTGCCCTGGCCCTGCAGGCCGCCTCCCTGAGAGAGCGAGGCGAGGGCGCCCGCGCGCTGGAGACGATGGAGCGCGCCTGTGCGGTCCTGCGGCAGACGGGACAGGCGCAGGAGGCCGCCCGGCTCGAGGTGGAGCTGGTGAGGATGCTCTTCGAGCAGGGGCAGGGGGAACGAGCCCTGGCTCGCGCCGCGGCCCTGATGGACGATCCCGCCACGCCTGCCCAGCACCGGGCCCGGCTCTTGCTGGTGTCGGGTCAGAGCCTGGCCCGGATGGGGCGCGTCGCCGAGGCCATCGAGCGCCTCGAGCGCGCCGCCGAGCTCGCCCAGGCCGAGCGGCTGGGGCGGGAGCTGGCCGCCGCCTGCTCGGAGCTGGGGCGGCTCTTGCGCGAGCAGGGCCAGCACGACCGTGCCAGCGAGTACCTGGCCCGGGCACTGGACGTCTACGAACAGACGCTGCATTGA
- a CDS encoding tetratricopeptide repeat protein, with amino-acid sequence MGRCLAREGQPLAAAAALLTALRLGLGQPKLWAEVGRLYARAHRLKEAEGAYRAAVTRLPGYVEGLVGLSGVLLRQGRLREALRIARRALVMAPEHPGVLRVMGACHLKRGSPHLAAELLERALRRDPRDLSARRLLRVALDALNRQEGPGRGPGGGLDS; translated from the coding sequence CTGGGGCGATGCCTGGCGCGGGAGGGGCAGCCCCTGGCGGCCGCCGCGGCGCTCCTCACGGCCTTGCGCCTGGGCCTGGGTCAACCCAAGCTGTGGGCCGAGGTAGGCCGCCTCTACGCGAGGGCGCACCGGCTCAAGGAGGCCGAAGGCGCCTACCGCGCCGCGGTGACGCGCCTGCCAGGCTACGTCGAGGGGCTGGTGGGCCTCAGCGGTGTCTTGCTCCGTCAGGGGCGACTCCGGGAGGCGCTGCGGATCGCCCGGCGGGCCTTGGTGATGGCGCCCGAGCACCCGGGGGTGCTGCGGGTGATGGGGGCCTGCCACCTCAAACGAGGCAGCCCGCACCTGGCAGCCGAGCTCCTGGAGCGCGCCCTGCGACGGGACCCGCGGGACCTGTCGGCCCGCCGGTTGCTGCGAGTCGCCCTCGATGCCCTCAACCGACAGGAGGGCCCTGGTCGCGGTCCGGGCGGGGGCCTCGACTCGTAG